From Streptomyces chrestomyceticus JCM 4735, one genomic window encodes:
- a CDS encoding non-ribosomal peptide synthetase — MTSTPGVGTLTGLFSRSVRLHPGRIAVSDDRRSLTYAELDRESDAVGALLRSHGVGTEDRVGLYVNRSVQLLVAVLGILKAGGVYVAVDTRYPEARRHMMLGKSGAEVVLTEDGWEDRLDGTAAKIVAVSDRSAFEGRRAEAVVEPQHAASVLFTSGSSGEPKAIVLEHRNLVSFAGNPGMPVLRPEDRTGQVSSVSFDAFHFEMWSTLAAGARTVILPTVPELLAAGFRQQMERYGITAMVVPTMVVNHVVHEDQDAFAPLRVLGAGGDVLLPSACRSLLSGSFTGSLYNCYGPAEITTGCTAHLVTREDAESDVVPIGRPIEGATVRVLDAGLRPVAPGEIGELFVGGPGVARGYQDQDDLTRERFLDVPDEDGTVLRMYRTGDLARQRADGVLVFVGRADDQVKIRGYRVEPGEVERGLRRYPEVLEAVVLADGEGNDRRLVAFVVLDAALGVEELRARAERDLADFMVPSRFVVQDEIPVTVNGKRDVEALREVLAAQQAGGTAYAEPRSETERYLTGLWAELLNVERVGRDEDFFGLGGHSLLAFRMHHRINRELNARLTFPTLLDNTVLKDLAAAVDATR, encoded by the coding sequence GTGACAAGCACCCCAGGCGTCGGCACGCTGACCGGGCTCTTCAGCCGCTCGGTGCGGCTCCACCCCGGCCGGATCGCCGTCAGTGACGACCGGCGGTCGCTCACCTACGCGGAGCTGGACCGGGAATCCGACGCCGTCGGCGCACTGCTGCGCAGTCACGGTGTCGGCACCGAGGACCGGGTCGGCCTGTACGTCAACCGGTCCGTCCAGCTTCTTGTCGCGGTGCTCGGGATCCTCAAGGCCGGCGGCGTCTACGTGGCGGTGGACACCCGCTACCCGGAGGCCCGCCGGCACATGATGCTCGGCAAGAGCGGCGCCGAGGTCGTGCTCACCGAGGACGGCTGGGAGGACCGGCTCGACGGGACCGCCGCCAAGATCGTCGCCGTCAGCGACCGGTCGGCGTTCGAGGGCCGGCGCGCCGAAGCCGTCGTCGAGCCGCAGCACGCGGCCAGTGTGCTGTTCACGTCGGGATCGTCCGGGGAACCGAAGGCGATCGTCCTGGAGCACCGCAACCTCGTCTCCTTCGCCGGCAACCCGGGCATGCCCGTGCTCCGGCCGGAGGACCGCACCGGGCAGGTCTCCAGCGTCTCCTTCGACGCCTTCCACTTCGAGATGTGGAGCACCCTGGCGGCCGGCGCGCGGACCGTGATCCTGCCCACGGTGCCGGAGCTGCTCGCCGCCGGCTTCCGGCAGCAGATGGAGCGGTACGGCATCACCGCGATGGTGGTCCCCACCATGGTCGTCAACCACGTCGTGCACGAGGACCAGGACGCCTTCGCGCCCCTGCGGGTCCTGGGCGCGGGCGGTGACGTCCTCCTGCCGTCCGCCTGCCGCTCGCTGCTGAGCGGCAGCTTCACCGGCAGTCTCTACAACTGCTACGGCCCGGCGGAGATCACCACCGGGTGCACCGCGCACCTGGTGACCCGGGAGGACGCCGAGAGCGACGTGGTGCCGATCGGCCGCCCGATCGAGGGTGCGACGGTCCGGGTCCTCGACGCCGGGCTGCGGCCGGTCGCACCGGGCGAGATCGGCGAACTGTTCGTCGGCGGCCCCGGCGTGGCCCGCGGCTACCAGGACCAGGACGACCTCACCCGGGAGCGCTTCCTCGACGTACCCGACGAGGACGGCACCGTCCTGCGGATGTACCGTACCGGCGACCTGGCCCGGCAGCGGGCGGACGGGGTCCTGGTCTTCGTCGGCCGCGCCGACGACCAGGTGAAGATCCGCGGCTACCGGGTGGAGCCCGGCGAGGTCGAACGCGGGTTGCGCCGCTACCCGGAGGTCCTGGAGGCCGTGGTGCTCGCCGACGGCGAGGGCAACGACCGCAGGCTGGTGGCTTTCGTGGTCCTCGACGCCGCGCTGGGCGTCGAGGAGCTGCGCGCCCGCGCCGAACGTGACCTGGCCGACTTCATGGTGCCCAGCCGGTTCGTCGTCCAGGACGAGATCCCGGTGACCGTGAACGGGAAGCGCGACGTGGAAGCGTTGCGCGAGGTGCTCGCCGCGCAGCAGGCGGGCGGGACGGCGTACGCCGAGCCGCGGAGCGAGACCGAGCGGTATCTGACCGGGCTCTGGGCAGAGCTGCTGAATGTCGAGCGGGTCGGCCGGGACGAGGACTTCTTCGGCCTGGGTGGTCACTCCCTGCTGGCGTTCCGCATGCACCACCGCATCAATCGTGAGCTGAACGCGCGGCTGACCTTCCCCACGCTGCTGGACAACACCGTTCTGAAGGATCTGGCGGCGGCTGTCGACGCCACGCGTTAG
- a CDS encoding methyltransferase, producing MTDWGTGMSLMNLLMGAMASSAVGTAAELGIADALADGPATAAELAKTVEADTDSLDSVLQALTALGVFTREADGRYANSPMSEPLRSDHPDSVRHLATLLCGLYGQAATGGLTQAVRAGTSVMPCTFGVGLYEYLDRHPDTARIFDLAMQDWTRPIATLLADKLPLDDVHTVVDVGGGNGTLLQALLSAHPHLNGICADRPDTCERAQRALAESQQADLARRLTFRPTDILQDVPTGGDLYVIKNVLHDWNTTTSVQILRNIHTAMTATPRASAGAPPKLLIIDPLAEHDSGAAFRNVIKMVVGEPRTRSRSEADIRREATEAGFEVLSITPCPADLSVITCVPAS from the coding sequence ATGACCGATTGGGGAACCGGAATGTCGTTGATGAACCTGCTCATGGGAGCCATGGCCTCCTCGGCGGTCGGCACCGCCGCCGAACTGGGCATCGCCGACGCCCTGGCCGACGGCCCGGCCACCGCCGCCGAACTGGCCAAGACCGTCGAGGCGGACACCGACTCCCTCGACTCCGTCCTGCAGGCCCTGACCGCACTGGGCGTCTTCACCCGCGAAGCGGACGGCCGTTACGCCAACTCCCCGATGTCCGAACCGCTCAGGAGCGACCACCCCGATTCGGTCCGCCACCTGGCGACCCTGCTGTGCGGCCTGTACGGGCAGGCCGCGACCGGCGGCCTCACCCAGGCCGTACGCGCCGGCACCTCCGTGATGCCCTGCACCTTCGGCGTCGGACTCTACGAGTACCTCGACCGTCACCCGGACACCGCCCGGATCTTCGACCTCGCCATGCAGGACTGGACCCGTCCGATCGCCACCCTGCTGGCCGACAAGCTTCCCCTCGACGACGTGCACACCGTCGTCGATGTGGGCGGTGGCAACGGCACTCTGCTCCAGGCCCTCCTGAGCGCCCACCCGCACCTGAACGGCATCTGCGCCGACCGCCCGGACACCTGTGAGCGCGCCCAGCGCGCCCTGGCCGAATCCCAGCAGGCCGACCTCGCCCGCCGCCTCACCTTCCGGCCCACCGACATCCTCCAGGATGTCCCCACCGGCGGCGACCTCTACGTCATCAAGAACGTCCTGCACGACTGGAACACCACCACCAGCGTGCAGATCCTGCGCAACATCCACACCGCCATGACCGCCACGCCCCGCGCTTCCGCCGGAGCCCCGCCCAAGCTCCTGATCATCGACCCGCTGGCCGAGCACGACTCCGGAGCCGCGTTCCGCAACGTCATCAAGATGGTGGTCGGCGAGCCCCGGACCCGCTCCCGCAGCGAGGCCGACATCCGCCGCGAAGCCACCGAGGCCGGCTTCGAGGTCCTGTCCATCACCCCGTGCCCCGCAGACCTCAGCGTCATCACCTGCGTCCCCGCCTCCTGA
- a CDS encoding DUF1707 domain-containing protein yields MSDEKVPTDDGTQDEQAAMRASDADREQVAEILRDAAGDGRLTLEEVGERVEAALRARTVGELARLTRDLPVSPVPAESRDQPGRGKDVVEIDQRWGTLHRSGAWEVPRRLEVRMHGGDVKLDFTEAEFSHARLDLDVQISVGGNLVLVVRPGIVVHTDDLTVKVGEVKYRNPASDAQAPVEREVYVTGRLKGGDVVVRHPRRTLGRWLRGEDAKNGAAEKS; encoded by the coding sequence ATGAGCGATGAGAAGGTGCCGACCGACGACGGCACGCAGGACGAGCAGGCGGCCATGCGGGCTTCGGACGCGGACCGGGAGCAGGTGGCGGAGATATTGCGGGACGCCGCCGGGGACGGACGGCTGACCCTGGAGGAAGTCGGTGAACGGGTGGAGGCCGCGCTGCGCGCCCGTACGGTCGGCGAACTCGCCCGGCTGACCCGTGATCTGCCCGTCTCCCCGGTGCCGGCCGAATCCCGGGATCAGCCCGGACGCGGCAAGGATGTCGTGGAGATCGACCAGCGGTGGGGCACCCTGCACCGCTCCGGTGCCTGGGAGGTCCCGCGCCGCCTGGAGGTACGGATGCACGGCGGGGACGTGAAACTCGACTTCACCGAGGCCGAGTTCAGTCACGCCAGGCTGGACCTCGACGTACAGATCAGCGTCGGCGGGAATCTGGTCCTGGTGGTCCGGCCGGGCATCGTGGTGCACACCGACGACCTGACCGTGAAGGTGGGCGAGGTCAAGTACCGCAATCCCGCCTCCGACGCGCAGGCGCCGGTCGAACGCGAGGTGTACGTCACCGGGCGCCTCAAGGGCGGTGACGTGGTGGTCCGCCACCCGAGGCGGACGCTGGGCCGGTGGCTGCGCGGCGAGGACGCCAAGAACGGCGCTGCGGAGAAGAGCTGA